From Armatimonadota bacterium, the proteins below share one genomic window:
- a CDS encoding NAD+ synthase: MLRVCMAQINATVGDLEGNTRRIRDAIGAARDLGAHIVCFPELAVPGYPPEDLLLKPDFVRANMACVDEIAPHTRGIMAVVGFADRADHLYNAAAILADGNRVAVYHKHRLPNYGVFDEKRYFQPGRQAPVFAVGGVPVGVTICEDVWTPGGPCQAEAAAGALVIININGSPYHAGKWREREEMLQARARDYGVVMCYNNLVGGQDELVFDGMGMIVDPSGAILARGAQFEEDLICCDIDTDALARRRAAHPVPPPDDGLRGGPAYTLPPLAPAPARPLSPRLAEPLDPTEEVYRALILGTRDYVRKNGFTDVVVGLSGGVDSALVATIACDALGPERVHPVWMPSRYSSAESYRYAREVAANLGTPLIELGIDGAFAALLDTLRPVFAGRPADATEENLQARIRGTLLMALSNKFGWLVLTTGNKSELSVGYATLYGDMAGGFAVLKDVPKTLVYRLARWRNGRGRVIPDGVLERPPTAELRPGQKDTDTLPPYEVLDPILKMYVEEDRPPEEIVAAGFPAEVVRRVVEMVDRNEYKRRQAPPGVKITPKAFGKDRRLPITNRYRPPVPTEPGARRAP; encoded by the coding sequence ATGCTGCGCGTCTGCATGGCCCAGATCAACGCCACGGTGGGAGACCTGGAGGGCAACACCCGCCGCATCCGCGACGCCATCGGCGCCGCCCGCGACCTGGGAGCCCACATCGTCTGCTTTCCGGAGCTGGCCGTCCCCGGCTATCCCCCCGAGGACCTGCTGCTGAAGCCCGACTTCGTGCGCGCCAACATGGCCTGCGTGGACGAGATCGCGCCGCACACCCGCGGCATCATGGCCGTCGTGGGGTTTGCCGACCGCGCCGACCACCTCTACAACGCCGCGGCGATCCTGGCCGACGGGAACCGGGTGGCCGTCTACCACAAGCACCGGCTGCCCAACTACGGCGTCTTCGACGAGAAGCGCTACTTCCAGCCCGGGCGCCAGGCGCCGGTCTTCGCGGTGGGCGGGGTCCCCGTGGGGGTGACCATCTGCGAAGACGTCTGGACCCCCGGAGGGCCCTGCCAGGCGGAGGCGGCGGCGGGAGCCCTGGTCATCATCAACATCAACGGCTCGCCCTACCACGCCGGCAAGTGGCGCGAGCGGGAGGAGATGCTCCAGGCCCGCGCCCGGGACTACGGCGTGGTCATGTGCTACAACAACCTGGTGGGCGGTCAGGACGAGCTGGTGTTCGACGGGATGGGGATGATCGTCGATCCCTCCGGCGCCATCCTGGCCCGCGGGGCGCAGTTCGAGGAAGACCTCATCTGCTGCGACATCGATACCGACGCCCTGGCCCGCCGCCGGGCCGCGCACCCGGTCCCCCCGCCCGACGACGGCCTGCGGGGCGGGCCGGCGTACACGCTGCCTCCCCTCGCCCCCGCGCCCGCCCGCCCCCTGTCCCCGCGGCTGGCCGAGCCGCTGGACCCCACCGAGGAGGTCTACCGCGCCCTGATCCTCGGCACCCGGGACTACGTGCGCAAGAACGGGTTCACCGACGTGGTGGTGGGGCTGTCGGGCGGGGTGGACTCGGCCCTGGTGGCCACCATCGCCTGCGACGCCCTGGGACCCGAGCGGGTGCATCCCGTGTGGATGCCGTCGCGGTACAGTTCCGCCGAGAGTTACCGGTACGCCCGCGAGGTGGCGGCCAACCTGGGCACCCCCCTCATCGAGCTGGGCATCGACGGGGCGTTTGCCGCCCTGCTGGACACCCTGCGTCCGGTGTTCGCCGGGCGGCCGGCCGACGCCACCGAGGAGAACCTTCAGGCCCGCATCCGGGGCACGCTGCTGATGGCCCTGTCCAACAAGTTCGGATGGCTGGTCCTGACCACCGGCAACAAGAGCGAGCTCAGCGTGGGCTACGCCACCCTGTACGGCGACATGGCGGGGGGCTTCGCCGTCCTCAAGGATGTCCCCAAGACGCTGGTGTACCGCCTGGCCCGCTGGCGCAACGGGCGCGGGCGGGTCATCCCCGACGGTGTCCTGGAACGGCCTCCCACCGCCGAGCTGCGCCCCGGGCAGAAGGATACCGACACCCTGCCCCCCTACGAGGTCCTGGACCCGATCCTCAAGATGTACGTGGAGGAGGACAGACCCCCGGAGGAGATCGTGGCGGCGGGCTTTCCGGCCGAGGTGGTCCGGCGGGTCGTCGAGATGGTCGACCGCAACGAGTACAAGCGCCGCCAGGCCCCGCCGGGAGTGAAGATCACCCCCAAAGCCTTCGGCAAGGACCGCCGGCTGCCCATCACCAACCGCTACCGGCCCCCCGTGCCGACCGAACCGGGGGCGCGGCGGGCTCCGTGA
- a CDS encoding glutamate synthase-related protein: protein MPLRSRYHIETSPAPLPWSPPARFLLGENDDYVKYGHPPFPTPGRGDPYWTPEIITQTWYMAATGRIPISGAGYGGPFAGPGFDAIWLDMSEIVRPTRDGIHGREYISTAVDLGRTPPHLTPGEEPRLTLLTVPLPVVFNPYPFPAPTRAPIRAAVLAAQRLGTLAIIVPEQWGDDLADVRAAVAPRLRPDEVDRCAALWRAAPYVEVEGADPEATGRLKARRPDLVVGWHVPLDHADPDTVERMVRAGAEVVHLAADEYGRSRRGFVADALREIHRHLVECGIRDEVTLLASGGIAAAEHVPKALICGADLVAVDVILPVAFGCALWADRSACAAEAGDFSPEWGAQRLVNLMAAWRDQLLEVLGAMGMREVRRLRGEAGRAIFQPEEERAFRSLCVHIRPAPPEPPPDQVPAMGDLRWTADLLQATWVQAATGRPPERGEYRVGRSGGGFDILRFVSEVDGVTPAALPPDTPVDLSLPLNRRGDGPPITLPVPWYGGGMSFGSVSLQTMLARAMAAREIGTFTSTGEGGYPDELIPYADHVITQVATGLFGVREETIQRARFVEFKYAQGAKPGLGGHLLGGKTTEAVALMREAVAWTSLFSPFPFHSVYSVEDHKKHVDWIRTVNPRAVVAVKVSTPTDVDMVAVGIYYAGAHIVHLDGGYGGTGAAPEIAKKNIAMPIEYAIPKVHRFLEQEGIRDEIVLMASGGIRTAYDIAKCIALGADGAVVGMADLVAMGCTRLADCEKGRGCPFGITTTDPDLSRLIDPAWAAGRIANLYRAWAIQLADLLRALGLRSIRALRGRTDLLVYLDRPPAEDAR from the coding sequence ATGCCGCTGAGATCCCGCTACCACATCGAGACGTCCCCCGCGCCCCTGCCGTGGTCGCCCCCGGCCCGCTTTCTGCTCGGGGAGAACGACGACTACGTGAAGTACGGGCACCCCCCGTTTCCCACGCCCGGCCGGGGCGACCCCTACTGGACGCCGGAGATCATCACCCAGACCTGGTACATGGCCGCCACCGGCCGCATCCCCATTTCGGGAGCGGGCTACGGCGGGCCGTTTGCGGGTCCGGGGTTTGACGCCATCTGGCTGGACATGTCCGAGATCGTCCGCCCCACCCGGGACGGCATCCACGGACGGGAGTACATCTCCACCGCCGTGGACCTGGGGCGCACGCCGCCCCACCTGACGCCGGGCGAAGAGCCGCGGCTCACGCTGCTCACGGTGCCGCTTCCGGTGGTGTTCAACCCCTATCCGTTTCCCGCCCCGACCCGGGCCCCGATCCGGGCCGCAGTCCTGGCGGCTCAGCGGCTGGGCACCCTGGCCATCATCGTCCCGGAGCAGTGGGGCGACGACCTGGCCGACGTCCGCGCCGCGGTCGCCCCGCGCCTGCGCCCCGACGAGGTGGACCGGTGCGCGGCCCTCTGGCGGGCGGCCCCCTACGTGGAGGTGGAGGGCGCCGACCCGGAGGCGACGGGCCGGCTGAAGGCCAGGCGGCCCGACCTGGTGGTAGGGTGGCATGTGCCCCTGGACCACGCCGATCCGGACACCGTGGAGCGGATGGTGCGGGCGGGCGCCGAGGTGGTCCACCTGGCCGCCGACGAGTACGGGCGCAGCCGGCGGGGTTTTGTGGCCGACGCCCTGCGGGAGATCCACCGACACCTGGTAGAGTGCGGCATCCGGGATGAGGTGACCCTGCTGGCCAGCGGGGGCATCGCCGCCGCCGAGCACGTCCCCAAGGCCCTCATCTGCGGCGCGGACCTGGTGGCGGTGGACGTCATCCTGCCGGTGGCCTTCGGGTGCGCCCTGTGGGCGGACCGGTCCGCCTGCGCCGCCGAGGCGGGGGACTTCAGCCCGGAGTGGGGGGCCCAGCGCCTGGTGAACCTCATGGCGGCGTGGCGGGACCAGCTGCTGGAAGTGCTGGGCGCCATGGGCATGCGCGAGGTCCGCCGGCTGCGCGGCGAAGCGGGCCGGGCCATCTTCCAGCCCGAGGAGGAGCGGGCGTTCCGGTCCCTGTGTGTCCACATCCGGCCCGCGCCCCCCGAGCCGCCGCCGGACCAGGTGCCCGCCATGGGCGACCTGCGGTGGACGGCGGACCTGCTGCAGGCGACGTGGGTGCAGGCGGCCACCGGCCGCCCGCCCGAGCGCGGGGAGTACCGGGTGGGACGCTCGGGCGGAGGATTCGACATCCTGCGTTTCGTCAGCGAGGTGGACGGCGTCACGCCGGCCGCCCTGCCTCCCGACACCCCGGTGGACCTCTCTCTGCCGCTCAACCGCCGCGGGGACGGCCCGCCGATCACCCTCCCCGTGCCCTGGTACGGGGGCGGGATGTCCTTCGGATCGGTGAGCCTGCAGACCATGCTGGCGCGGGCCATGGCCGCCCGGGAGATCGGCACCTTCACCAGCACCGGGGAGGGCGGGTACCCGGACGAGCTGATCCCCTACGCCGACCACGTCATCACCCAGGTGGCGACCGGCCTGTTCGGGGTGCGGGAAGAGACCATCCAGCGGGCGCGGTTCGTGGAGTTCAAGTACGCCCAGGGCGCCAAGCCGGGGCTGGGCGGTCACCTGCTGGGGGGCAAGACCACCGAGGCGGTGGCGCTGATGCGGGAGGCGGTGGCGTGGACGTCGCTGTTCTCGCCGTTCCCCTTCCACAGCGTCTACTCGGTGGAGGACCACAAGAAGCACGTGGACTGGATCCGCACCGTCAACCCCCGGGCCGTGGTGGCGGTCAAGGTCAGCACCCCCACCGACGTGGACATGGTGGCGGTGGGCATCTACTACGCCGGGGCCCACATCGTCCACCTGGACGGCGGGTACGGGGGGACCGGCGCCGCGCCCGAGATCGCCAAGAAGAACATCGCCATGCCCATCGAGTACGCCATCCCCAAGGTGCACCGGTTCCTGGAGCAGGAGGGGATCCGGGACGAGATCGTGCTGATGGCCAGCGGCGGCATCCGCACCGCCTACGACATCGCCAAGTGCATCGCCCTGGGCGCCGACGGCGCGGTCGTCGGGATGGCCGACCTGGTGGCCATGGGCTGCACGCGGCTGGCCGACTGCGAGAAGGGCAGGGGGTGCCCGTTCGGCATCACCACCACCGATCCCGACCTGTCGCGGCTGATCGACCCGGCCTGGGCGGCCGGCCGCATCGCCAACCTCTACCGGGCGTGGGCGATCCAGCTGGCGGACCTGCTGCGGGCGCTGGGCCTGCGCTCGATCCGGGCGCTGCGGGGCCGGACCGACCTGCTGGTCTACCTGGACCGCCCGCCCGCGGAGGACGCCCGATGA
- a CDS encoding glutamate synthase: MRPEALSRLIASRRCLTPPPGGRRGKAEAEGGCGVVGLACSAPVRGRHILAPCRQMHNRGNGKGGGLAAAGLVPEQLGVDERTLREDYLIQVALLEPSAYDDVVRQFVEPALDVRAGGPAPTLDDHREVEGLEVRPPDVWRCFARVREDVLDAFIAAHGLEDVDRRTAEDEYISQWAFRLNRSLYAADRRRAFVLSYGRDLLVFKIVGYAEQALRYYRLEDLQARVWIGHQRYPTKGRVWHPGGAHPFAALDVALVHNGDFANYHAVSEYLAQRHLYPLFLTDTEVAVLLFDLWARTYGYPLEHVIEALAPTTERDFLMLPPDRQRIYRALQATHIHGSPDGPWFFIIARTVAGGRDRGTAAARAAQAWQLIGITDTSMLRPQVFALQEGAGVSVGVVASEKQAIDATLASLHHEDPRVGPVADLYWNARGGSYTDGGAFVFTVTPDGMLVCTNKFGQPVSVPPGQEPYVPLIRLRPPALTARPIGGAAGVPSPDFGSEEALRGQARRGLAEWDYEALVGWLRAVRHRARRDPRAREMAVGVLTWLIDRRLPAGRKKRSSVLALLHGALYGVLREVPPLPADGPWHRLAWAGRPELVPPPAPDHTLVVDAEGFPSEGPDSLARTLVAAYEAGWRRYVVFSVRGQRFVGVGFGPRTAGVRIDVYGSPGDYLGSGLDGMEIRVHGDAQDQVGQILKAGRLVIHGSVGQTLLYGAKGGEVYILGNAAGRPLINAVGRPRVVINGTALDYLAESFMAGDPLHGGGFCILNGIRVEPDGTIADLDTPYPGGNLFSLASGGAIYVRDPHRRLDDEQLNGGRYAALTDADWAVILPYLEENERLFDIPVERLLTVDGVRRHPRDVYRKVEPVELAVLK, encoded by the coding sequence ATGAGGCCCGAGGCCCTCTCCCGGCTGATCGCGTCCCGGCGCTGCCTCACCCCGCCCCCGGGCGGCCGGCGCGGCAAGGCGGAGGCCGAGGGCGGCTGCGGCGTGGTGGGGCTGGCGTGCTCGGCGCCGGTGCGGGGCCGGCACATCCTGGCCCCCTGCCGGCAGATGCACAACCGCGGCAACGGCAAAGGCGGAGGGCTGGCCGCCGCCGGGCTCGTGCCCGAGCAGCTGGGCGTGGACGAGCGGACCCTGCGGGAGGACTACCTGATCCAGGTGGCGCTGCTGGAGCCGTCGGCCTACGACGACGTGGTCCGCCAGTTCGTCGAGCCCGCCCTGGATGTCCGCGCCGGCGGTCCCGCGCCCACCCTGGACGACCACCGGGAGGTGGAGGGGCTGGAGGTCCGCCCCCCGGACGTGTGGCGGTGCTTCGCCCGGGTGCGGGAGGACGTCCTGGACGCCTTCATCGCCGCGCACGGCCTGGAGGATGTGGACCGGCGGACAGCCGAGGACGAGTACATCTCCCAGTGGGCCTTCCGCCTCAACCGCTCCCTGTACGCCGCCGACCGGCGGCGGGCGTTCGTCCTCTCGTACGGGCGCGACCTGCTGGTCTTCAAGATCGTCGGCTACGCCGAGCAGGCGCTGCGCTACTACCGCCTGGAGGACCTGCAGGCCCGGGTGTGGATCGGCCACCAGCGATACCCCACCAAGGGGCGGGTGTGGCACCCCGGCGGCGCCCACCCCTTCGCGGCCCTGGACGTGGCCCTGGTCCACAACGGCGACTTCGCCAACTACCACGCGGTCAGCGAGTACCTGGCCCAGCGCCACCTGTACCCGCTGTTTCTGACCGACACCGAGGTGGCGGTGCTGCTGTTCGACCTGTGGGCCCGGACGTATGGCTATCCCCTGGAGCACGTGATCGAGGCCCTGGCGCCCACGACCGAACGGGACTTCCTGATGCTGCCTCCGGACCGCCAGCGGATCTACCGCGCCCTGCAGGCCACCCACATCCACGGCTCGCCCGACGGCCCGTGGTTCTTCATCATCGCGCGCACCGTGGCGGGAGGGCGGGACCGCGGGACAGCGGCAGCGCGGGCGGCCCAGGCGTGGCAGCTCATCGGCATCACCGACACCTCGATGTTGCGGCCGCAGGTCTTTGCCCTCCAGGAAGGCGCCGGCGTCAGCGTCGGCGTCGTGGCCAGCGAGAAACAGGCCATCGATGCCACCCTGGCCAGCCTGCACCACGAGGATCCCCGGGTGGGGCCGGTGGCCGACCTGTACTGGAACGCCCGGGGCGGCTCGTACACCGACGGGGGCGCGTTCGTGTTCACGGTGACGCCGGACGGCATGCTGGTCTGCACCAACAAGTTCGGACAGCCGGTCTCGGTACCGCCGGGTCAGGAGCCCTACGTCCCCCTGATCCGCCTGCGGCCGCCGGCCCTCACCGCCCGGCCCATCGGCGGGGCGGCGGGCGTTCCGTCGCCCGACTTCGGCTCCGAGGAGGCCCTGCGGGGACAGGCCCGCCGGGGGCTGGCCGAGTGGGACTACGAGGCGCTGGTGGGCTGGCTGCGGGCGGTCCGCCACCGCGCCCGGCGCGATCCGCGGGCGCGGGAGATGGCGGTGGGGGTCCTGACCTGGCTCATCGACCGCCGGCTGCCCGCCGGACGCAAAAAGCGCAGCTCCGTCCTGGCCCTGCTGCACGGGGCGCTGTACGGGGTGCTCCGGGAGGTGCCGCCGCTGCCGGCCGACGGTCCCTGGCACCGGCTGGCCTGGGCCGGCCGTCCGGAGCTGGTCCCGCCGCCGGCGCCCGACCACACGCTGGTGGTGGACGCCGAGGGCTTCCCCTCCGAAGGCCCGGACAGTCTCGCCCGGACCCTGGTGGCCGCCTACGAGGCCGGCTGGCGGCGGTATGTGGTCTTCAGCGTGCGGGGCCAGCGCTTTGTGGGCGTAGGGTTCGGCCCCCGGACCGCCGGCGTGCGGATCGATGTCTACGGCAGTCCCGGGGACTACCTGGGCTCGGGCCTGGACGGCATGGAGATCCGCGTGCACGGCGACGCCCAGGACCAGGTGGGCCAGATCCTCAAGGCGGGACGCCTGGTGATCCACGGCAGCGTGGGCCAGACCCTGCTGTACGGCGCCAAGGGCGGGGAGGTCTACATCCTGGGCAACGCCGCCGGCCGCCCGCTGATCAACGCCGTGGGCCGGCCCCGGGTCGTCATCAACGGCACCGCCCTGGACTACCTGGCCGAGTCGTTCATGGCCGGCGACCCCCTGCACGGCGGAGGGTTCTGCATCCTCAACGGGATCCGCGTCGAGCCCGACGGGACCATCGCCGACCTGGACACGCCGTATCCCGGCGGCAACCTGTTTTCCCTGGCCAGCGGCGGCGCCATCTACGTCCGCGACCCCCACCGCCGGCTGGACGACGAGCAGCTCAACGGCGGGCGGTATGCCGCGCTCACCGACGCCGACTGGGCCGTCATCCTGCCGTACCTGGAAGAGAACGAGAGGCTGTTCGACATCCCCGTCGAGCGCCTGCTGACGGTGGACGGGGTCCGCCGCCATCCCCGCGACGTCTACCGCAAGGTGGAACCGGTGGAGCTGGCCGTCCTCAAGTGA
- a CDS encoding MFS transporter: MDARPASGGGGPWRWLALLSLAEVLTMLTFASYSAALPVLRRQWQMSASQAGTVFAGQQLGYAAAVLALSTLTDVVGVRAIYLAGALWNAVASALFAVAAGGFGSALVLRALAGAGLAGTYVPGMRLVVEAFPAARRGAAMGIYIACFSVGASLSLLLTGLLLRAGWRLAFAVASAGPLLAAVVAFRIVRDPPRAPASLRMAAAGVWRNVRALRLITAYAAHNWELFGMRAWLPAFLTTLWAGRGLSLEAAASRGATFASLVLLAGAASNAAGGWLSDHLGRRRTIVLFLSASAACSAIIGWTPPLGAAAVLALAVIYGLLVTAESSTLSTAVAESAAPHSLGATLAAQSAVGFVATAISPALVGVILDATGGGWGWAFLSLGLAALVGVGAVAVDAGARPPHPDPGSRAPGPIQ, encoded by the coding sequence GTGGACGCCCGCCCGGCCTCAGGCGGCGGAGGACCGTGGCGGTGGCTGGCCCTGCTCAGCCTCGCCGAGGTCCTCACCATGCTCACCTTCGCCTCCTACTCGGCCGCGCTGCCCGTGCTGCGCCGGCAGTGGCAGATGTCCGCCTCCCAGGCCGGGACCGTGTTCGCCGGCCAGCAGCTGGGCTACGCCGCGGCGGTCCTGGCCCTGTCCACCCTCACCGACGTGGTGGGGGTGCGGGCGATCTACCTGGCCGGTGCCCTGTGGAACGCCGTCGCCTCGGCGCTGTTCGCCGTCGCCGCCGGGGGCTTCGGGTCCGCCCTGGTCCTCCGGGCGCTGGCCGGGGCGGGTCTGGCCGGCACCTATGTGCCGGGCATGCGGCTCGTAGTGGAGGCGTTTCCCGCCGCCCGCCGGGGCGCGGCCATGGGCATCTACATCGCCTGCTTCTCCGTGGGCGCCAGCCTGTCGCTGCTGCTCACCGGCCTCCTGTTGCGCGCGGGCTGGCGCCTGGCGTTCGCCGTCGCCTCCGCCGGGCCGCTGCTGGCAGCGGTGGTGGCCTTCCGGATCGTCCGCGACCCGCCCCGCGCTCCCGCCTCCCTGCGGATGGCGGCCGCCGGAGTGTGGCGCAACGTGCGCGCGCTGCGTCTGATCACGGCGTACGCCGCCCACAACTGGGAGCTGTTCGGCATGCGGGCGTGGCTGCCGGCGTTTCTGACGACCCTGTGGGCCGGCCGGGGTCTGTCCCTGGAGGCGGCCGCCTCGCGCGGGGCAACGTTCGCCTCGCTGGTCCTGCTGGCCGGCGCCGCCAGCAACGCCGCCGGGGGGTGGCTGTCGGACCACCTGGGCCGGCGGCGCACCATCGTCCTGTTCCTCAGCGCCTCGGCGGCCTGCTCGGCGATCATCGGCTGGACACCGCCCCTGGGCGCCGCCGCGGTCCTGGCCCTGGCGGTGATCTACGGCCTGCTGGTCACCGCCGAGTCGTCCACCCTGTCCACGGCGGTGGCCGAATCCGCCGCGCCCCACAGCCTGGGTGCCACCCTGGCGGCCCAGTCGGCGGTGGGGTTTGTGGCCACCGCCATCTCCCCCGCCCTCGTCGGGGTGATCCTGGATGCCACCGGCGGCGGGTGGGGGTGGGCCTTCCTGTCGCTGGGGCTGGCGGCCCTGGTCGGGGTGGGGGCGGTGGCGGTGGACGCGGGCGCGCGCCCGCCACATCCCGATCCTGGCTCCCGCGCACCGGGTCCGATACAATGA